A region from the Lycium barbarum isolate Lr01 chromosome 8, ASM1917538v2, whole genome shotgun sequence genome encodes:
- the LOC132607249 gene encoding E3 ubiquitin-protein ligase RHF2A-like isoform X2 translates to MDEVKKPGSHLTSPAAFVEGGIQDACDDACSICLEAFCESDPPTVTSCKHEFHLQCVLEWCQRSSNCPMCWQSISLKDQMSQELFEAVEQERSFRVNAERNASLIHLPELGNFELQHFPVDIDDPELEERIFQHLAVAASMGRAHHAGRRESSRNRSSTNDRPQFLVFPTHHNSSPTASVSPYPTGSTSDPAATTIVDSPLPISSGSSESPRQMPHLSSGSVLTPATTQGISTGDSSSNLSLAPSQGRAGPSEFQSLSDSWKSRFSSLSMKYKESISKNTRGWKERLFSRSSSMPDAGSARRGGNPGIASLSHLMERLETQENSRAGSVSAVTNIVDSSHTLQRDHGNMGTHIGNGLNRNSTASAASSAQN, encoded by the exons ATGGATGAGGTCAAGAAACCAGGGAGTCATTTGACATCACCTGCAGCTTTTGTGGAAGGAGGAATTCAAGATGCCTGTGATGATGCTTGCAGCATTTGTCTCGAGGCTTTCTGCGAAAGCGATCCTCCCACG GTAACTAGCTGCAAGCATGAGTTCCATCTCCAGTGCGTCCTGGAATG gtGTCAGAGAAGTTCTAATTGTCCAATGTGTTGGCAGTCGATAAGTCTGAAAGATCAGATGAG TCAAGAATTGTTTGAGGCTGTGGAACAAGAAAGGAGTTTTAGAGTTAATGCAGAAAGAAATGCTTCACTAATTCACCTTCCTGAACTGGGAAATTTTGAATTACAGCAT TTCCCTGTGGATATTGATGATCCTGAACTTGAAGAGCGCATCTTTCAGCATTTGGCTGTTGCTGCTTCAATGGGAAGGGCTCATCATGCGGGTCGAAGAGAGAGCTCAAGAAATCGCTCATCCACCAATGACCGTCCACAATTTTTAGTCTTTCCAACTCATCATAATTCATCACCTACCGCTTCTGTTTCACCTTATCCTACCGGATCAACTTCTGATCCTGCTGCAACCACAATAGTTGATTCCCCTCTTCCCATTAGCTCCGGTAGCAGTGAATCACCACGACAGATGCCTCACCTTTCATCTGGTTCTGTTCTAACGCCAGCCACAACACAAGGAATATCTACTGGTGATAG CTCTTCTAATTTGTCTTTGGCACCAAGCCAAGGTAGAGCTGGACCATCAGAGTTCCAGTCATTATCAGACTCCTGGAAATCTCGATTTAGTTCCCTCTCAATGAA atataaagaatcaatctcaAAGAACACACGAGGGTGGAAGGAGAGATTGTTTTCTCGAAGTTCTTCGATGCCAGATGCTGGTTCTGCTAGGAGAGGGGGGAATCCTGGAATAGCTAGTCTATCTCACCTGATGGAACGCCTTGAAACTCAAGAAAATAGTAGAGCTGGTTCTGTTTCAGCAGTTACTAATATAGTGGATTCTTCACATACATTACAGAGAGACCATGGTAATATGGGTACtcatattggaaatggattgaacaGAAACTCAACAGCTTCTGCTGCAAGTTCAGCTCAGAATTAA
- the LOC132607249 gene encoding E3 ubiquitin-protein ligase RHF2A-like isoform X1, whose translation MDEVKKPGSHLTSPAAFVEGGIQDACDDACSICLEAFCESDPPTVTSCKHEFHLQCVLEWCQRSSNCPMCWQSISLKDQMSQELFEAVEQERSFRVNAERNASLIHLPELGNFELQHFPVDIDDPELEERIFQHLAVAASMGRAHHAGRRESSRNRSSTNDRPQFLVFPTHHNSSPTASVSPYPTGSTSDPAATTIVDSPLPISSGSSESPRQMPHLSSGSVLTPATTQGISTGDRSSSNLSLAPSQGRAGPSEFQSLSDSWKSRFSSLSMKYKESISKNTRGWKERLFSRSSSMPDAGSARRGGNPGIASLSHLMERLETQENSRAGSVSAVTNIVDSSHTLQRDHGNMGTHIGNGLNRNSTASAASSAQN comes from the exons ATGGATGAGGTCAAGAAACCAGGGAGTCATTTGACATCACCTGCAGCTTTTGTGGAAGGAGGAATTCAAGATGCCTGTGATGATGCTTGCAGCATTTGTCTCGAGGCTTTCTGCGAAAGCGATCCTCCCACG GTAACTAGCTGCAAGCATGAGTTCCATCTCCAGTGCGTCCTGGAATG gtGTCAGAGAAGTTCTAATTGTCCAATGTGTTGGCAGTCGATAAGTCTGAAAGATCAGATGAG TCAAGAATTGTTTGAGGCTGTGGAACAAGAAAGGAGTTTTAGAGTTAATGCAGAAAGAAATGCTTCACTAATTCACCTTCCTGAACTGGGAAATTTTGAATTACAGCAT TTCCCTGTGGATATTGATGATCCTGAACTTGAAGAGCGCATCTTTCAGCATTTGGCTGTTGCTGCTTCAATGGGAAGGGCTCATCATGCGGGTCGAAGAGAGAGCTCAAGAAATCGCTCATCCACCAATGACCGTCCACAATTTTTAGTCTTTCCAACTCATCATAATTCATCACCTACCGCTTCTGTTTCACCTTATCCTACCGGATCAACTTCTGATCCTGCTGCAACCACAATAGTTGATTCCCCTCTTCCCATTAGCTCCGGTAGCAGTGAATCACCACGACAGATGCCTCACCTTTCATCTGGTTCTGTTCTAACGCCAGCCACAACACAAGGAATATCTACTGGTGATAG AAGCTCTTCTAATTTGTCTTTGGCACCAAGCCAAGGTAGAGCTGGACCATCAGAGTTCCAGTCATTATCAGACTCCTGGAAATCTCGATTTAGTTCCCTCTCAATGAA atataaagaatcaatctcaAAGAACACACGAGGGTGGAAGGAGAGATTGTTTTCTCGAAGTTCTTCGATGCCAGATGCTGGTTCTGCTAGGAGAGGGGGGAATCCTGGAATAGCTAGTCTATCTCACCTGATGGAACGCCTTGAAACTCAAGAAAATAGTAGAGCTGGTTCTGTTTCAGCAGTTACTAATATAGTGGATTCTTCACATACATTACAGAGAGACCATGGTAATATGGGTACtcatattggaaatggattgaacaGAAACTCAACAGCTTCTGCTGCAAGTTCAGCTCAGAATTAA
- the LOC132607250 gene encoding uncharacterized protein LOC132607250, with product MTRPIIIRSPPSVLSLDKRQPLLSSHDTSSSRAGVGGGGVLRKARFAEVAGGTTAECAAVACCCPCGIVNLLVLAVYKVPAGLCRKALRKNRRNRLMKKGLLPASAAKGHCSCDEVELIHTYPISSPIAVVGGGGNLESDDNDAVELEKEMWDKFYGAGFWRSPSQRSEI from the exons ATGACTAGACCAATTATAATACGTTCACCTCCATCAGTACTTTCATTAGACAAAAGGCAACCCCTTTTATCGAGCCATGATACGTCGTCATCACGCGCCGGCGTTGGCGGTGGTGGAGTTTTGAGGAAAGCGAGATTTGCGGAGGTTGCTGGTGGTACCACGGCGGAATGTGCGGCGGTGGCTTGTTGTTGTCCTTGTGGAATTGTTAATTTGCTTGTCCTCGCTGTTTATAAG GTTCCTGCAGGGCTATGCAGGAAAGCATTGAGGAAGAATCGCCGGAATAGGTTGATGAAAAAGGGGCTTTTGCCAGCATCGGCGGCTAAAGGACATTGTAGCTGTGATGAGGTGGAGCTAATTCATACTTACCCTATTTCTAGCCCTATTGCGGTGGTTGGCGGTGGCGGAAACCTGGAAAGTGATGATAACGATGCAGTGGAGCTGGAGAAGGAAATGTGGGACAAGTTTTATGGTGCTGGATTTTGGAGAAGCCCCTCTCAACGAAGTGAAATCTAA